The DNA sequence TTAGAACGGTGGTAAAATTAGTCTCTTATGCAGGTTATGATTGTAAAAGATACCTTGTATTTCCttctttattcttcttttggcCCAGAAGGAAGATTTACTAGCCTCTATGTCTGGAAAAGTTCAGCTTTGTTGATTCAGTTTTTAAAGAGAAGGTTGAGCCCTTTATATGTGCAATATTTTGATTGATCAGAGAGTTGCAAAATATTGTGAGAACTAACAGAAAACTTTGACATTTCAGTCTTTGAAAAACTCTGAGTCAAGAAACCATCTTCAAAGTTTAGAACAAAAACAACAGTTATGAGTCTTATGACTGTGTGGGATCTAGGGCATTGCTGTTTGGTTCTGGCAACTGAGGGTTTCTAATATGCTGCAATCTGTTACTTACTGAAAGAGATTCATGCTTTCCCTtttacaaaaggaaaaaagaaaagcagaaaagaaaataccaCAATCATACAGTAGCACACTTTCTTTGCTTAAATTGCCAAAAAGTTTAGCGATAGTCAGCTTATGTAAACGCCAATTTAAGAGTAACGGTCCAGCATACAAATGCAATCTGCAGGAGATTGTAGAAATAGTCATAATGGTTTCATCGCTCTTCAAGGCAACTATGTTTTTTTACGCACAGCACCTTTTATTTAAGTGGACTCCCATACTATCTTattcttatcttttttaaatacacATGAAAATGAAGTGCTGAAATGGGAGAGTAAAACTTTGTTATTCTGTTGAGTTGTAATTTCTTGGGCTGTTTTCACTTTCTACAaatcacaataattatatttctcctgatttattttgttgtgcAGTGTATCTTCATGACTGTGCTTTTACTCTTACTACTAATTTCCTTTACTTGAAAATTAGTCATCTTTTGAGATTTCTggcttaaataaaactaaaataattaataagcaGAAAGAATACTGCTCATACTCATTGGCTAGAATGCCTTAAGACATGATGATTGGTTCATCTCCATTTTTGTGGTGTTTCTAACTTGTGGTGCTTTGTcccttttttcaaattttacatcTACTTTAATTAGTGGATTTATTTCCTAGTGAGTGCCTTTGCCTTAGCTTCTTTATCCTTATATTTCTCTGTTTTCAAACAGCTTGCTCGCAAGTAGTTGGCATCTTTTTCAGTGGATATATCAGTACTTCATATGAACACGATGAAACTAGCTTCCAGTAAGAGTCGAGAGTTGTTATCTATAAATTCATTGCCATCCTCAATTCAGTTCATCTCTCCGCTCCAACATCTCAAGGCCACTCTATCTGGAGCAGATAATCCTACTGAAACTACAGCTACTCTCAGAGAATTCCCCAGGAAAAGCAAATATATTTCTCACGAGTCTGCCATCAACTTGATGAGACGTGAGAAAAATCCAGAACATgctttagaaattttttataaagtgtCAAACCAAAAGGGTTTTCATCATAATAACTCCACTTATGCTATAATTCTTCATAAGCTTGCTCAATGCAAGAAATATCAGTCTCTTGATGCTGTTCTTCATCAGATGACCTACGAGACCTGCAAATTCCATGAAGGTATATTCCTTAATCTCATGAAGCATTTCTCAAAATCATCTATGCATGAGAAGGTGCTTGAAATGTTTTCCTCTATTCTACCAATTGTACGTTCAAAGCCCTCCCTGAAAGCCATTAGTACATGTCTTAATCTTCTGGTTGATGCAAATCAAATTGATTTAGCAAGGATTTTCCTCGTGAGTATCCGTAAGGACTTTCATTTGGAGCCCAATACATgcatttttaacattttggTCAAATATCATTGTAAGAAAGGAGATCTGGAATCTGCTTTTGAAGTAGTGAAAGAGATGGAGAAGTCTAACATGTCTTGCCCGAACTTGATCACCTACTCAACGCTGATAGATGGTCTTTGTGGAAGTGGCAGATTAGAAGAAGCCATTGATCTGTTTGAGGAAATGGTCTCGAAGCATCAGATACTGCCTGATGCCTTGACTTACAATGTCTTAATCAATGGATTTTGTCGTGGAGGGAAACCTGATAGAGCCAGGAAAATAATGgattttatgaagaaaaatggatgCAATCCCAATGTGTTCAATTACTCGTCCTTAATGAATGGGTTCTGTAAGGATGGAAGACTTGAGGAAGCCAAGGAAATTTTTGACGAGATGAAAGGTGCTGGTCTGAGGCCTGATACTGTTATTTATACTACTTTAATTAACAGCTTGTGTAGAGGTGGCAGAACTGATGAAGCTATTGAACTGCTTAAAGagatgaaagaaaaggaatgcAGGGCAGATGAGGTTACATTTAATGTAATTCTTGGTGGATTGTGCAGAGAATACAGATATTATGAGGCTCTTAACATGCTTGAGAAACTACCCAATGATGGGGTTTATCTTAACAAGGCTAGTTATAGGATTGTGTTAAACTTTTTGTGCAGAGAAGGTGAACTGGGGAAGGCAGTGGAGTTGTTGATTCTGATGATGCATCGGGGGTTTTTGCCCCATTTTGGCACATCAAATGAGTTATTAGTTAGTCTTTGTAAAGCTGGAAAGGTAAATGATGCTGCTACACTGTTGTTTGGGTTGGTAGAGATGGGGTTTAAACCAGAGCCTCTGACTTGGAGTATGCTAATTGATTCAatttgtagagagagaaagctaTTGCCTGCATTTCAACTCCTTGATAAGCTACTTATGGAAAACTTGTGACTGCAAATGATTTGTCTTGGAAATTACATCAACGAGCTATTTGAGATAAGAATTGCTGACTGTTGGCACTTGAATAGGGGCCAAAAGAACATGAGGTCTTTCAAACTTATAATGTATACATGGTCAATCTGAAGAAGGATTTTACATTCATAAGGTCCAAATGATCTTGCAAGGAAAGGCTGCACAACTATGTTTTTCTCATATGTGGATGTTGAATTTAAATCAGCATATTGTGGTTGGTcatggaaaatattttgatggcTTTGATGTTTCATGTATGGAAAAGCATATTATATCTGCTTTCATCATGAACTGATGTTGCAGAAACGTGCTCTTGTCAAAAGAAATCTAATAGGGTTTCTGGTGGTCtcggagaagaagaaaatagataGTTGAGGTTATTGCCAGAAATTTCTGCTGCCTGGATATAGATGGTACCTGATATCTTTGAAGTcgtcaaattaattaaatgtgcTTTATTGAAGACTTAAAGTCCATAGGCCTCTTCTTGGTTTCTAAGACGTTATCTCTCACTCTTCCTGTCAACACAGTTGACCACCATCAGGGAGCTTCTGCTTGGTGCTTATGGTTAGATTCACTCTTCTTCCCCTGCCAAAATGCCCTTGGTCTTCCTCCAGGTTCAGCTTTCCAACTGAACTTTTCTGTGAGTTCGAAAATGTTTGATGTTGGCTAATGTCCAGGTTTTTTAATGACAAGATTAAATCCTTAATTTGCTGAGAGTTATAGTTTGCAACAACATAGAGCTCCGGTCTCAGCAAAAATCTAGAGTTAGATGAGATGGAATTTTGGTATGAATTGTTCTTATTTCCTTTCACCTTGTTACAATATAGATCAATTTGGAGAATGATGGTAAGTATGCATTTGCTCCTGACCCACTTAATGCTTTTGTGAAATAGTTTGCTTCAAGTTCTTTTCATGAATGAAGTGACAAATTTCCTATGTGCTTCTTTTGAAAGTTATGTTGATTGCAAGAgtggatcaattaatttaggTTTCAGTTCAAATCTTCTGTTATAAGAAGAGTTAGATATCATATGTAGGTGTAactttttaaagaattttgatGCTCCTCAGGTGAGGCAGTAATCACATTCATCAAATGTGACAACTTTTACGCCATTAGCTTTCTCATCTATTACCCGCATATAAGGACCATAGGAAGCAAACATATATAAGGTAAATATGTTAATGAATTGACATAACAATGTTTCTTGTCCATCATTTTCTGTTGTGTAATGATTTCAGCATTAAACAGCTAAGTATGTTGAAGATGCCTATACGCCTATCAGAACATCTAACTTTCATTTGAACTTGTCAAAACTCAGAGCAGTGTGAGTTGCAACTGGTAGTTGTCGTATTTATATCTGTGCAATGTCGTTACTTCTTCCTTGCATAAGGATAGGCTATATGGGAGTATGTCGAATGAAGCGCTACAGCAGGCAAATGCAACATCATCTGGGGCATTCTAGGCTTCTGCGGCTCTGCCtgtgtgtataattataaCCTGGGAATATGGCAATTACACAGTAAAAGAGATGTAGCGTTCTTTTGTTTGCATTTTATGCCGCTATGTTCTTCTCAAGATTGAGAATCACAAGCTTTTCGCTTGATGTATGTCGAAATACCCCATCAagattgggtaaattataagcACGTTaagatttaacataattacaaatactcttcATTGTTTCGAAATTTCCATTACCTCCATTGAGTTTGATGTTCATTCAACAACTAACATATTCaatcattttcattcatttttcataGTAAACTGTTCAAAATGTCTTTGTGGACtatagattattatttttcttaatttttaaaaaatgtctAATTCTTTTTGCATGCTATGACACAGGCTAAGAAGGAAATATCAccccatcaattttttttaaaaaaacattagcAAGGAGAAAGGGCAtttaatgattatattaatttgtcaaaCAATTAATGGAATtggtaatttattaaaaaacgaagagtatttaaaattatgtcaaacttacGGGAGTCCATTCGAATTTAGCCTATACAATTCCACCACATATGGATGTTTTCTTGACGCATATACTGTTCAACTGACGTTCTTCGCTACTTCATACCTTTGTTATTTCACATTGTATTTTAGCATTGTCTGTAGTAATTAAAGaggtcaaaatttaattgaaaattaaagaattctTATGAAAGTTTAATCAGTATTATTTTCAAAGATgtccttaaattaaattttagcatttcatttctttcttcagtATAATACTTTgttatttatctatactatatataattgaagaggGGTGAATTGGTGtctcaattattttagtatttaatttaatttattaacttttcatCCAGCTATCTAACTTCCCGCTCCCCCATTATCTTTCAAtagttattctttttttaattactattattcattttctagtcactattttttataaatttaatattaatttattattttataatattttattaaataataaatattttatttaaattataactatagaAGTTGCACATACATAAGAGTGTGCTACAAATTACTAGTGTTAACTAATTGGTGAGaatcttgaattttgaatttttttttacagtcTATTTTTTTCGTACCAAATAAGAGtaagtatttgaaatttacttttCTTCTAATCAAGTCAAACAACTTAAAGtaaaactatttttcttttcctctcctTGCCTTTTCATTTCCCCTTTCCTCTTATTTGAACCAAACAAACCCTGAAGTACCTAAAAATCTAGACAAAGTATAGTGAACCGAATATTCTAGCGATAAGGAGTGGAACTggaaaaagaccaaaataatATCCCACAAAATATCATTACATCATTATTGTTACATTTTTGTCTACATAAGAAAatccataaaattttcaagaaaaactaCCAGaccttatataaaataaaatgtcattACAATCTTCCACAAATTATATctcaaatgaattataattaatatttattttacacttGACACcccatcttttatttttttatggtcgTCAAAATTTGTGATTTGCTGTCCAAACTCGTCATGCCAAGAAAATTTTGGacttgggcctagacctatCAGGTAGGACCAAATCGACATAGTTACCCAATTAgtacatttaaaatatttaaaaatatatatttttataagtaatactaccataactttataaatatgagagaataatattttgaaagtttaatattcttttaaattcatatgtacatgttttagatattaaaatataaaaaaatttagaatatattttacttatataaatattaaaccaTTTAAGACTTCAAAATCCAACCCAATCAAGACAAGTTCGGATCCGCCTCCAACCCAGACGCATTATCATTCCTAAAACCTAGTTATCAGGGAAAAAGTTTCCAATCTCAACCGTGCACCCAATTGGGAAATTACTGCAATGAGCACTAAAAACTCGACTATAAGTCCAATTTCATGCACGTATGTTCGTACAGTCATAATATTTCCTTTTGATGCCTTAAAAGTGAATAAATATGCACAATGCcataaaaatcaaatgttGGGGTATCAAAtataagaggaaaaaaaaaattgagggacAAAATGCAACGACCCCCAAATATTTTGGAGTGTCTGTATTTCACcctaaaagaaatatgtaaataaaccaAAGGTCAAAACATAATTTCTAACACCCccaccccaaaaaaaaagggggtaCAGAATGacataattttgttatgtaattgCAGAAGCAAATGATATGATAATAAAAGTCAAGCATATGAATGTGTAAATATGATTTGGTGTTGGTAGACGTGGCCAATATTGTTTAACAACCCCCCACCCAccatcatacatatatatatatatatattctcttccatacatatatatatatatatatattctcttccatacatatatatatatatatgatattgaatAAATGTAAGGTGAAGAGTGAAATGTGTTGGCATGATGGATCCCATTTAGCTGCTAAAATGAAACATAGACTTGACCCGTTACTTGTGGTGGGGTGGGCCCCACCCTTGTTAACATGACACCTATTTCACTTTCACTacttaattcttatttttgcaaatgaTTTTAGAGATATGTTCTGACTTCTGAtggtgataaaattaaatgttcaATAGAACATAGTTTAGATTTAGCGATCGAGtaatttgaaatcctttaGATTTAAagttatccaaacaaatttaaaagatttattatttgtaacgattttgaaatttatgacTTTAAATgcatcaatttaaatatagccttaagatttttgtaataaaacaGAATCAGTTTATGAATCACAGCCTTCTGATCTCGCAGTTAAGGTCTTACGAGGCTTTTGCCTCAGTGACAAGATTGAGGTATCAAAACTCTTTACTTTGCAAGATTTTGGATTCGAGGTTTTATGTATGTCAGTGTTTGTCTACTTACGTAATAGTTTGTAGTTTTGTtgtctttgtttgttttgtttagGGATAACTacactttattttcttaagatttggtctaattatacataatttttttatagtttgtaaaattacatttgatacccataaaatttgctttcatATGACAAATAGGTctctccgttagtcaaaatttatcgaatttattgatattaacaaaaaaaaattgatattcatcaccaattgacttattacggGCTTaatgcaggtcaaataatattttttcaactaaactacccttagaACTTTGAAAATATACCAtattacatgcattaacgtgtaaATATGCAAAGaataatttggtcatatatatttttttgtgacaTGTAATGGATCAATAAGTCAATCACatgtaaatatagatttttatcaagtttatttttgttaatatcaataaattaagtgaattttaactaacagataaacttttttgttagatagaagtaaatttcaaaagtactaaacataatttttcaaataataaagagtCAGTGCAATTATTAATGCAGTTGTAAGATTTCAATATCATACGAGTAGAGGCATGTTTTTagagtaaaatattttctatcgTGCATTCATATCACACACTCATATTATATTCGTGGGTGCGTAATTTATGCaatctcatttttaatttaattatatttttaaaattaacaaaaaatatgtataaatatcatttaattaat is a window from the Sesamum indicum cultivar Zhongzhi No. 13 linkage group LG15, S_indicum_v1.0, whole genome shotgun sequence genome containing:
- the LOC105178161 gene encoding pentatricopeptide repeat-containing protein At5g18475, producing the protein MNTMKLASSKSRELLSINSLPSSIQFISPLQHLKATLSGADNPTETTATLREFPRKSKYISHESAINLMRREKNPEHALEIFYKVSNQKGFHHNNSTYAIILHKLAQCKKYQSLDAVLHQMTYETCKFHEGIFLNLMKHFSKSSMHEKVLEMFSSILPIVRSKPSLKAISTCLNLLVDANQIDLARIFLVSIRKDFHLEPNTCIFNILVKYHCKKGDLESAFEVVKEMEKSNMSCPNLITYSTLIDGLCGSGRLEEAIDLFEEMVSKHQILPDALTYNVLINGFCRGGKPDRARKIMDFMKKNGCNPNVFNYSSLMNGFCKDGRLEEAKEIFDEMKGAGLRPDTVIYTTLINSLCRGGRTDEAIELLKEMKEKECRADEVTFNVILGGLCREYRYYEALNMLEKLPNDGVYLNKASYRIVLNFLCREGELGKAVELLILMMHRGFLPHFGTSNELLVSLCKAGKVNDAATLLFGLVEMGFKPEPLTWSMLIDSICRERKLLPAFQLLDKLLMENL